The Nitrospiraceae bacterium genome includes a region encoding these proteins:
- a CDS encoding isoprenyl transferase: MDEFHAVEARQVAEGELLNQLDLTSLPRHIAIIMDGNGRWAAQRGLPRIAGHKEGLRALQDVLEIGHELTIPYITIYAFSQENWKRPHSEIRLLMGLLEQYLHQERQRFQERQVRFLPIGRLEQLPLSVRSLALEVAEETRHLTQRTLAVALSYGGRTEIVDAVRKVAIEIQMGSLTPDQIDESVFEQYLSTWGLPDPDLLIRTSGEARISNFLPWQIAYTELYFTKTLWPDFRRVETLLALLDYQKRERRFGRITQTVSP; encoded by the coding sequence ATGGATGAATTTCACGCGGTGGAAGCAAGACAGGTTGCTGAAGGCGAATTGTTGAATCAACTTGACCTCACCTCCCTTCCCCGACATATCGCCATCATCATGGATGGCAATGGCCGATGGGCCGCTCAACGCGGGTTGCCGCGAATTGCCGGCCACAAAGAAGGTCTCCGGGCACTTCAAGATGTTCTGGAAATTGGGCATGAACTCACGATTCCTTATATCACCATCTATGCATTTTCTCAGGAAAATTGGAAACGCCCTCATTCCGAAATTCGACTACTTATGGGATTACTCGAGCAGTACCTGCATCAAGAACGCCAACGGTTTCAGGAGCGCCAGGTACGATTTCTACCAATTGGTCGACTGGAACAATTGCCCCTTTCCGTCCGTTCTCTGGCCTTGGAGGTGGCAGAAGAAACCCGCCATTTGACTCAGCGGACGCTTGCAGTCGCCCTCAGCTATGGGGGGAGAACCGAGATTGTGGATGCCGTGCGGAAAGTCGCAATCGAGATTCAGATGGGATCACTCACACCAGACCAAATTGATGAGTCCGTGTTTGAACAATATCTCAGCACCTGGGGCCTGCCGGATCCAGATTTGCTCATCCGTACATCCGGAGAGGCGCGAATCAGCAATTTCCTTCCCTGGCAAATTGCCTACACCGAACTCTATTTTACCAAAACCCTGTGGCCTGATTTTCGTCGCGTTGAGACTCTGCTCGCCTTGCTTGATTATCAAAAACGGGAGCGTCGCTTTGGCCGAATCACCCAAACTGTTTCGCCATAA
- a CDS encoding phosphatidate cytidylyltransferase, which yields MDPRRLYSAIVFIPLLYAGIRYSPPWLLSLLIGTASLLALWEFLTLYFGPTGTLRTKMISCLGAVILLIAMYTGFSQALNLWLLGIVMVVLTGFFISPTAMRQRLPLWAAYPFGILYVVVLLGHFILLRQLPHGIALIFFVLAITWLADTGGFVVGLSLGRHALAPALSPKKTIEGLIGGILFSVVGGLISHFWFLPFFSLGECAILGMGMAIIGALGDLAESAIKRSVSIKDSGTIIPGHGGVLDRVDSLLFTGPAFYYYALFAGSTQ from the coding sequence ATGGATCCCCGCCGACTGTACTCAGCCATCGTATTTATCCCTTTGCTCTATGCGGGAATACGCTATTCCCCACCCTGGCTGCTTTCTCTCCTGATTGGCACAGCTTCTCTCCTCGCATTATGGGAATTTCTTACGCTCTATTTCGGGCCAACCGGCACTCTTCGCACCAAGATGATCTCCTGTCTGGGTGCCGTCATACTCCTTATTGCCATGTATACCGGCTTCTCCCAAGCCTTGAATCTCTGGCTCTTAGGAATTGTTATGGTTGTTTTAACGGGGTTTTTTATATCCCCGACTGCCATGAGGCAACGGCTCCCCCTATGGGCGGCCTATCCCTTTGGAATACTGTATGTCGTGGTTCTGCTCGGGCATTTCATACTCCTCCGGCAATTGCCCCATGGAATCGCCTTAATCTTTTTCGTCTTAGCGATCACATGGTTAGCTGATACCGGTGGATTTGTCGTAGGCTTGTCTCTTGGACGACATGCCCTGGCGCCAGCCCTGAGTCCTAAAAAAACGATTGAAGGTTTGATCGGAGGGATACTTTTTTCCGTGGTGGGAGGCCTCATCAGCCACTTTTGGTTTCTCCCCTTTTTCTCGTTGGGGGAATGCGCTATTCTCGGCATGGGTATGGCCATAATCGGAGCGCTTGGTGACCTTGCAGAATCCGCGATCAAACGTAGCGTGAGTATCAAGGATTCAGGCACAATCATTCCAGGCCATGGGGGAGTGTTGGATCGTGTGGACAGTCTGCTCTTTACCGGCCCGGCCTTTTACTACTATGCCCTCTTCGCGGGCTCAACCCAATAA
- a CDS encoding 1-deoxy-D-xylulose-5-phosphate reductoisomerase, with translation MKHIVILGSTGSIGKSTLDVISRFPEEFQVVGLAAGSNDQALEEQIRIFNPEVVALSCPDAANRLRARMGHAATEILDGEQGLCAVASASKSDLVISAIVGGAGLKPTLTAIQAGRQVALANKEPMVMAGRLMQLEAHKHGVTIFPIDSEHSAIFQSMEGHRKIDIRRIVLTASGGPFWDWPINDLEHVTPEQAMQHPNWKMGAKITTDSATLMNKGLEVIEARWLFDIPHNQIDVVIHRESIIHSLVEYCDGSVIAQLGHPDMRTPISYALKYPERIPLNPPLLDLGKIGKFTFFPTDSKKFPCLQLAYDALAGADGLPPTLNAANEIAVGAFLKKQIAFLDIPRVIQETMNAYTATPVTSIEDALEVDQWARRTATEMMKACSSSPI, from the coding sequence GTGAAACACATCGTCATCTTAGGATCTACTGGATCGATTGGGAAGAGTACATTAGATGTCATCTCCCGATTCCCAGAAGAATTTCAAGTAGTCGGCTTGGCCGCCGGTTCAAATGATCAAGCCCTTGAGGAACAGATCCGCATTTTCAACCCAGAAGTGGTTGCGCTCTCCTGCCCGGATGCTGCCAATCGATTGCGAGCACGAATGGGACACGCCGCCACGGAAATTTTGGACGGGGAACAGGGGCTCTGCGCCGTCGCCAGTGCATCAAAAAGTGATTTAGTGATTTCTGCGATCGTCGGTGGAGCAGGACTCAAGCCCACCTTGACAGCCATTCAAGCAGGCCGGCAGGTTGCGCTTGCCAACAAGGAGCCCATGGTCATGGCAGGCCGGTTGATGCAATTGGAAGCGCACAAGCATGGCGTCACCATTTTTCCTATCGACAGTGAACATAGCGCCATTTTCCAATCCATGGAGGGCCACCGAAAGATAGATATTCGCCGGATCGTGTTAACCGCTTCCGGCGGACCGTTTTGGGATTGGCCAATCAATGACCTGGAACACGTAACCCCCGAACAAGCGATGCAACATCCAAATTGGAAAATGGGCGCTAAAATCACCACCGACTCCGCCACCTTGATGAATAAAGGCCTGGAGGTGATTGAAGCCCGATGGCTCTTTGATATCCCTCACAATCAAATTGATGTCGTCATTCACCGAGAAAGTATTATCCATTCTTTGGTAGAATATTGTGACGGGTCAGTCATCGCACAATTAGGACATCCCGACATGCGAACACCGATTTCCTATGCTCTCAAATACCCGGAACGCATTCCTTTGAATCCTCCACTCTTGGATTTGGGAAAAATTGGGAAATTTACCTTTTTCCCGACTGATTCGAAAAAATTCCCCTGTCTCCAGTTAGCCTACGATGCACTGGCAGGAGCGGACGGGCTTCCACCCACATTAAATGCCGCAAATGAAATTGCTGTCGGGGCATTCCTCAAGAAACAAATTGCCTTTTTGGATATTCCCAGAGTGATTCAGGAAACGATGAATGCCTATACCGCAACTCCCGTCACATCCATTGAAGATGCC